One segment of Fuscovulum ytuae DNA contains the following:
- a CDS encoding tripartite tricarboxylate transporter permease, whose protein sequence is MIDAVLLGFQEVAQWQVIAALMLGAMAGILVGAVPGMEPAGAMAIALPFSLTMEPLPGIILLLGCYGGAWYGGAIPAILIRVPGTPVNVLTTYDGYPLGQKGQPMRALSLAYSSSFVGGILSVMALVFLAPFMAKVAEKFGPPEFAMVMLLATISVILAHHQNIQGAILTFAIGAFLGTVGFESPHHTLRYTFSQDWLTGGIPMVPMVIGLFAISQAFVLLETKSPPKVPKDMSSVGRFTGLFEVFRYRATVIRSSLIGLVMGLLPGVGEFGAQFLSYSLARRFSKKPEEFGKGSPEGLVASEVSINACTSTVLVPLLSLGIPADPLMAMLLAVFMIHNIIPGPQLFAEHPDFISGLYISLFLLNIFVMILLLAFTKYVVKLSSITPRIIGASIMILGFIGTYTQNFRVSDALFTLVFAVVGRFMLKNGIPAFPMVVGLVLGPMLEGRMKQALSISAGDPTIFLTRPIAATFLALAITAVLVFSWNHIRHAKAG, encoded by the coding sequence GTGATCGACGCCGTCCTCCTCGGTTTTCAGGAAGTCGCCCAATGGCAAGTGATTGCCGCGCTCATGCTCGGTGCCATGGCCGGAATCCTCGTTGGTGCCGTGCCCGGGATGGAACCCGCCGGGGCCATGGCCATTGCGCTCCCCTTCTCTCTGACGATGGAACCCTTGCCCGGCATCATCCTGCTTCTGGGCTGCTATGGGGGCGCATGGTATGGCGGGGCCATTCCCGCGATCCTGATCAGGGTGCCCGGAACGCCTGTGAACGTGCTGACCACCTATGACGGCTATCCGCTTGGTCAGAAGGGGCAGCCAATGCGGGCGCTTTCGCTGGCCTATTCCTCATCCTTCGTGGGCGGTATCCTATCGGTCATGGCCTTGGTTTTCCTCGCGCCCTTCATGGCGAAGGTGGCCGAGAAGTTTGGCCCGCCCGAATTTGCTATGGTCATGCTCTTGGCGACCATTTCGGTCATCCTGGCGCATCACCAGAACATCCAAGGCGCCATCTTGACCTTTGCCATCGGCGCATTCCTTGGCACGGTCGGCTTTGAAAGCCCGCATCACACCCTGCGCTACACCTTCAGTCAGGATTGGCTGACAGGGGGCATTCCGATGGTGCCCATGGTGATCGGCCTGTTCGCGATCAGCCAGGCTTTCGTGCTTTTGGAAACCAAGTCCCCGCCAAAGGTTCCGAAGGATATGAGCAGCGTCGGACGCTTCACAGGATTGTTCGAGGTATTCAGGTATCGCGCCACCGTCATACGTTCCAGCCTGATCGGCCTTGTCATGGGCCTTTTACCCGGCGTGGGCGAGTTCGGCGCACAGTTCCTGTCCTATTCCCTTGCGCGGCGCTTTTCGAAGAAACCGGAAGAGTTCGGCAAGGGTTCACCCGAGGGACTCGTCGCCTCCGAGGTGTCGATCAATGCCTGCACCTCTACCGTGCTTGTGCCGCTCCTGTCCTTGGGCATCCCAGCCGATCCGCTTATGGCGATGCTGCTGGCGGTGTTCATGATCCACAACATCATCCCTGGTCCCCAGTTGTTCGCCGAGCATCCGGACTTCATCTCGGGCCTTTATATTTCGCTGTTCCTTCTGAACATCTTCGTGATGATCCTGCTGCTGGCCTTCACGAAATACGTTGTGAAGCTTTCCTCGATTACCCCACGGATCATCGGCGCATCCATCATGATCCTCGGTTTCATCGGGACCTATACGCAGAATTTCCGCGTGTCGGATGCGCTGTTCACGCTGGTCTTTGCGGTGGTCGGGCGCTTCATGCTCAAGAACGGCATCCCCGCCTTTCCTATGGTCGTGGGGCTGGTTCTGGGGCCGATGCTTGAAGGCCGCATGAAGCAGGCGCTCAGCATTTCGGCGGGCGATCCGACGATCTTCCTCACCCGTCCGATTGCGGCGACTTTCCTTGCTTTGGCCATTACTGCCGTCTTGGTCTTCTCGTGGAACCATATACGCCACGCGAAAGCCGGGTAA
- a CDS encoding aspartate aminotransferase family protein — translation MATTAELLDRRARLLGPNVSTFYDEPVHLVRGEGVWVWDADGNKYLDCYNNVPHVGHCHPHVVEAICRQASTLNTHTRYLHEGILDYVERLTATFEDDLSTAIMVCTGSEANDIALRMAEAVTGKRGIIATDHTYHGNTTAVSQLSRTNIPATGDGSHVRHVPAPDSYRPLGGEGGQAHAQAFAAAVRAAIDDLQASGHGFAGILLCPAFLNEGFPMLEPGWLEPALAEVRAAGGIFIADEVQPGFGRNGQRFWGHQRIGAQPDVVTMGKPMGNGHPVAAVVTRPDIMERFRKSFRYFNTFGGNPVSCAAAAAVLDVIEAEGLQENARVVGAYAKAGLSRLAEKYEWIGDVRGYGLFFGAEIVTDRATKAAAPAYVARVANEMRRRGVLLNRLGIHYNTLKIRPPMPFTAANADLLLGLLDEVLGELGAPDA, via the coding sequence TTGGCCACCACCGCCGAACTGCTAGACCGCCGTGCCCGGCTGCTTGGGCCCAATGTCTCGACCTTTTATGACGAGCCGGTCCATCTGGTGCGGGGCGAAGGCGTCTGGGTCTGGGATGCTGACGGGAACAAATATCTCGACTGCTATAACAACGTGCCCCATGTCGGCCATTGCCACCCCCATGTGGTCGAGGCGATTTGCAGACAGGCGTCCACTCTGAACACCCATACGCGCTATCTGCATGAGGGTATCCTCGACTACGTCGAACGCCTGACCGCGACCTTCGAGGATGACTTGTCCACCGCGATCATGGTCTGCACCGGGTCCGAGGCGAATGACATCGCCCTGCGCATGGCCGAGGCCGTCACGGGCAAGCGAGGCATCATCGCGACTGATCACACATACCATGGCAATACGACCGCGGTTTCGCAGTTGTCGCGCACCAACATACCGGCAACAGGCGATGGGTCGCATGTCCGCCATGTCCCTGCGCCTGACAGCTATCGCCCCTTGGGCGGCGAGGGTGGACAGGCCCATGCGCAGGCCTTTGCTGCAGCGGTTCGGGCAGCAATCGACGATCTGCAAGCGTCTGGCCATGGCTTTGCGGGCATTCTGCTTTGCCCCGCCTTCTTGAACGAAGGCTTCCCGATGTTGGAGCCCGGCTGGCTGGAGCCTGCCCTTGCCGAAGTGCGGGCGGCAGGCGGCATCTTCATCGCCGATGAGGTGCAGCCCGGCTTTGGCCGAAATGGCCAGCGGTTCTGGGGCCATCAACGCATCGGGGCGCAGCCCGATGTCGTGACAATGGGCAAGCCGATGGGCAACGGCCACCCCGTCGCAGCCGTTGTCACCCGTCCTGACATCATGGAGCGTTTTCGTAAATCCTTTCGCTATTTCAACACTTTCGGTGGCAACCCCGTGTCATGTGCCGCCGCCGCCGCAGTGCTTGATGTCATCGAAGCAGAGGGTCTTCAGGAAAACGCGCGGGTGGTGGGCGCCTATGCCAAGGCCGGTCTGTCCAGACTGGCCGAGAAATACGAATGGATCGGTGATGTGCGCGGCTATGGCCTGTTCTTCGGGGCCGAGATTGTGACCGACCGCGCGACCAAGGCCGCCGCACCGGCCTATGTCGCCCGTGTCGCCAACGAAATGCGGCGGCGGGGCGTCCTGTTGAACCGGCTGGGCATCCATTACAACACGCTCAAGATTCGCCCGCCGATGCCCTTCACCGCCGCGAATGCGGACTTGCTGCTGGGCCTTCTGGACGAGGTGCTTGGCGAGCTGGGTGCCCCCGATGCCTGA
- a CDS encoding phosphotransferase enzyme family protein, giving the protein MPDPDVQSALAFWGLQDCPATLIAARENQVYRVDTTDGPLVLRLHREGYRSQAELASELDWMAELSRQGVRVPQPIPTLTGNRCIEVNGRLADILTFLDGQPLMSGGHWAETVTPEDSASQIGKTLADLHTLSDQWQRPAGFSRPHWDAAGLVGPNPLWGRFWENPHLTVSQVALFSAFRDRALRDLTALGPTLDYGLIHADAVPENVLVSQDGVFLIDFDDGGFGFRLFDLATAANRLDRHDPSGHASARFLQGYQDRRPIDLSAMPLFRSLRAMTYVGWVISRLNEPGAPARCTRFIAEAEARALALLDHSQGRPA; this is encoded by the coding sequence ATGCCTGACCCGGACGTGCAATCGGCATTGGCATTTTGGGGACTCCAAGACTGCCCGGCCACCCTGATCGCCGCGCGTGAGAACCAAGTCTACCGGGTTGACACGACTGATGGCCCGCTGGTCCTCCGGCTGCATCGGGAGGGTTATCGCAGCCAGGCCGAACTTGCCTCGGAACTGGACTGGATGGCCGAACTGTCCCGGCAGGGTGTGCGCGTGCCGCAGCCGATCCCAACCCTTACAGGCAATCGCTGCATCGAGGTGAATGGGCGTCTGGCCGACATTCTGACCTTTCTCGATGGCCAGCCGCTGATGTCTGGTGGCCATTGGGCCGAAACGGTCACGCCTGAAGACAGCGCCAGCCAGATCGGCAAGACGCTTGCCGATTTGCACACCCTTTCCGACCAGTGGCAAAGGCCCGCGGGTTTCAGCCGCCCGCATTGGGATGCGGCGGGTCTTGTTGGCCCCAACCCTCTCTGGGGCCGGTTCTGGGAAAACCCGCATCTCACTGTATCGCAGGTGGCCCTTTTTTCCGCTTTTCGCGACCGGGCATTGCGGGACCTCACCGCGCTTGGCCCCACTCTTGATTACGGTCTGATCCATGCCGATGCCGTGCCCGAGAATGTGCTGGTCTCGCAAGACGGGGTTTTCCTGATCGACTTTGACGATGGCGGCTTCGGCTTCCGCCTGTTCGATCTGGCAACCGCCGCCAATCGGCTTGACCGGCACGATCCGTCCGGCCACGCCAGCGCGCGCTTCCTGCAGGGCTATCAGGACAGGCGTCCGATAGACCTGTCAGCCATGCCACTGTTCCGATCTTTGCGCGCCATGACCTATGTCGGCTGGGTCATCTCACGCCTGAACGAACCCGGCGCGCCTGCCCGCTGCACCCGTTTCATCGCCGAGGCCGAAGCCCGTGCTTTGGCCCTTCTCGATCACAGTCAAGGACGACCCGCATGA
- a CDS encoding FAD-dependent oxidoreductase, with protein sequence MTETASSQLPPVPSSADVVVIGGGIIGVSTLYHLAKKGVTSAVLLERKTIASGTTWHAAGIVGQLRESAGQTELSRYTTRLFRELEIETGQATGYKQNGTLHVALGELRLEQLRRNHDHAGRMGIESHLLTPAEVLEKYPHVRIDDVLGGFFVPSNGQVNPLDVTQAMAKGARARGAQVLERTAATRILTRDGRVCGVETDRGVIATEKVLLAGGMWTSRFAAAHGVTVPLHATEHFYIVTEPLDGLSRSIPGLIVAEERLYTKEDAGKLLIGGFEAKGKAWGRDGIPESFEFDELPFDMEHVEPMLERAFARFPFLETTGIHTFFNGPESFTPDGRPYLGPAPEMPGLFIAAGMNSNGILNGGGFGLTMAAWMTDGMPVRAVGAMLASRAHPFQQNRAYNAERAEESIGFHYGLQWPGRQITSARGIRRVPLHDRLVAEGAVMAERIGWEIPMYFDPSGKGWSDRPSLGWQDWSPFVASEAKAASEAAVLIDQSMYGKIIVQGPDAVHALNHVSGAEMDVAVGTSVYTQFLNDKGGIEADVTVTRLAPRQFLVVTGHPSQIRDQALIRAHARPDWQFEIFDATSAYGLLTIHGPKSRAILQALSGDDLSNTAFPFGAAREIDLGHARVWAIRRSFLGELGYELLMSTEFSAHVYEAMMQAGKPHGLRLAGMFALGACRLEKAFRHFGHDIGEEDTPYETGLGFAVKLDKPDFIGKAALAKQKAEQGAATHHRTVAILVEGATAEAGPYLMHNEPIWRDGKIVGHVTSGGWGWRLSAMVGLASLHRDEGVSKAWIEEGGFTVQIAGEQHALRVQLAPFHDPEGRIMRG encoded by the coding sequence ATGACCGAAACCGCATCCTCCCAACTGCCGCCCGTGCCCTCATCGGCAGATGTCGTTGTCATCGGTGGCGGGATCATTGGCGTCTCGACATTGTATCATCTGGCGAAGAAAGGGGTGACGTCGGCTGTCCTTCTGGAACGTAAAACCATCGCCTCGGGCACCACATGGCATGCGGCGGGCATCGTTGGACAACTGCGCGAAAGCGCCGGGCAGACCGAGCTGTCGCGCTACACAACCCGGCTTTTCCGCGAACTGGAAATCGAGACGGGGCAGGCCACCGGCTACAAGCAGAACGGAACCTTGCACGTGGCACTTGGCGAGCTCCGGTTGGAACAATTGCGCCGCAACCACGATCATGCGGGCAGGATGGGGATCGAAAGCCATCTTCTGACCCCGGCTGAAGTGCTGGAAAAATATCCGCATGTCCGGATCGATGATGTTCTGGGCGGCTTCTTCGTGCCCTCGAACGGCCAGGTGAATCCGCTGGACGTGACGCAGGCCATGGCCAAGGGCGCAAGGGCGCGCGGTGCGCAAGTGCTGGAACGCACGGCGGCCACCCGAATCCTGACGCGCGACGGTCGTGTCTGCGGCGTGGAAACCGATCGCGGCGTTATTGCCACCGAAAAGGTTCTGCTGGCCGGGGGAATGTGGACTTCGCGCTTCGCCGCGGCACATGGCGTGACGGTGCCCCTGCACGCGACCGAGCATTTCTACATTGTGACTGAACCGCTTGACGGTCTGTCGCGCAGCATTCCCGGGCTGATCGTGGCCGAAGAACGGCTCTACACGAAAGAAGACGCTGGAAAACTTCTGATCGGCGGGTTCGAGGCCAAGGGAAAGGCCTGGGGCCGGGACGGTATCCCGGAAAGCTTTGAGTTCGACGAACTGCCTTTCGACATGGAACATGTTGAACCCATGTTGGAACGCGCCTTTGCACGCTTTCCCTTCCTTGAAACCACGGGCATCCATACCTTCTTCAATGGCCCCGAAAGCTTTACCCCCGATGGTCGCCCCTACCTCGGCCCCGCCCCGGAGATGCCCGGTCTTTTCATCGCCGCTGGAATGAACTCGAACGGCATCCTGAACGGGGGCGGCTTCGGCCTTACCATGGCGGCGTGGATGACGGACGGCATGCCGGTGCGTGCCGTGGGGGCGATGCTGGCATCGCGTGCGCATCCCTTCCAACAAAACCGTGCCTACAATGCAGAACGGGCCGAAGAATCCATCGGCTTCCACTACGGCCTGCAATGGCCAGGGCGGCAGATCACGTCGGCCCGGGGAATCCGAAGGGTGCCGCTGCATGACCGGCTTGTGGCGGAAGGCGCCGTTATGGCGGAACGCATCGGCTGGGAAATCCCGATGTATTTCGATCCTTCGGGGAAAGGCTGGTCGGACCGTCCCAGCCTTGGTTGGCAGGATTGGTCCCCCTTTGTGGCCTCTGAGGCCAAGGCCGCGTCCGAGGCAGCCGTGCTGATCGATCAGTCCATGTATGGCAAAATTATCGTGCAGGGCCCTGATGCCGTTCACGCGCTGAACCATGTCTCGGGGGCCGAGATGGACGTGGCGGTCGGCACATCAGTCTATACGCAGTTCCTGAACGACAAGGGCGGGATCGAGGCCGATGTCACCGTCACCCGCCTTGCGCCCCGGCAGTTCCTTGTCGTTACAGGTCATCCCAGCCAGATCCGCGACCAAGCCCTTATCCGAGCCCATGCAAGACCTGACTGGCAGTTCGAGATTTTCGATGCCACCTCGGCCTATGGGCTTTTGACCATTCACGGCCCGAAGTCGCGGGCGATCTTGCAGGCGCTGTCAGGCGATGACCTGTCAAACACAGCCTTCCCTTTTGGCGCAGCGCGCGAGATTGATCTTGGCCATGCCCGGGTCTGGGCGATCCGGCGGTCCTTCCTCGGCGAGTTGGGATATGAACTTCTGATGTCGACCGAGTTTTCGGCACATGTCTATGAGGCGATGATGCAGGCCGGCAAACCCCATGGTCTGCGCCTCGCCGGCATGTTCGCGCTTGGCGCTTGCCGTCTGGAAAAGGCTTTCCGCCACTTCGGGCACGACATCGGGGAAGAGGACACACCCTATGAGACCGGCCTTGGCTTTGCGGTCAAATTGGACAAGCCCGATTTCATAGGGAAGGCTGCCTTGGCCAAACAGAAGGCCGAACAGGGGGCTGCCACTCACCATCGCACCGTTGCCATCCTTGTTGAGGGCGCAACAGCGGAGGCCGGTCCATACCTGATGCATAATGAACCGATTTGGCGCGATGGCAAAATCGTCGGCCATGTCACCTCAGGTGGCTGGGGTTGGCGGCTTTCGGCCATGGTCGGGCTGGCTTCGCTGCACCGCGACGAAGGAGTCAGCAAGGCCTGGATCGAGGAAGGCGGCTTTACCGTCCAGATCGCCGGGGAACAGCATGCCCTGCGGGTGCAGCTTGCGCCGTTCCACGATCCGGAAGGCAGGATAATGCGAGGCTAG
- a CDS encoding Tm-1-like ATP-binding domain-containing protein: MQKTILIIGTYDTKDPELNFVAETIRNLGGAVIEMDVSVLGDPSRPVAISKHEVAAAVGKTIQDAIDAGDENHAMQIMAAGAAGLTAQLYAQGRIHGMIALGGTMGTDLALDCARALPVGVPKYVVSTIAFSPLIPPDRLSADIQMILWAGGLYGLNDICMATLSQAAGAVYGAALAVVPPKPGQPVIGMMSFGSSALKYMVHLRQPLVDRGFSVAVFHGTGMGGMAMESLTEQGYFAAVLELAVAEIGNIMVGSVVNAGANRMTAAARHGTPIIAAPGFGDMIDFPTWAPVPERFRNRPYHAHNRLIASASLTGAERRDLAREVARRLKPSKGPVHFVLPTQGVHAWDTEGMPAHDPAALAEMVEAYREEMTDPIQLSVVDCHINDVAFAARVLEIIDDWMVDGTIRMTRD, from the coding sequence ATGCAGAAGACTATTCTTATCATCGGGACCTATGACACCAAGGACCCGGAGTTGAACTTCGTCGCCGAGACAATCCGCAACTTGGGCGGTGCGGTGATAGAAATGGATGTCAGCGTCCTCGGCGATCCTTCGCGTCCGGTGGCGATTTCCAAACACGAAGTTGCGGCAGCGGTTGGCAAGACCATTCAGGACGCCATTGACGCAGGCGACGAAAACCACGCCATGCAGATCATGGCAGCGGGGGCCGCCGGCCTGACTGCGCAGCTTTACGCCCAAGGCCGTATCCATGGCATGATCGCACTCGGTGGCACCATGGGCACCGATCTTGCACTTGACTGCGCCCGTGCGCTGCCGGTCGGCGTGCCGAAATACGTTGTCTCGACCATCGCCTTCTCGCCCTTGATCCCGCCGGATCGGCTTTCCGCCGACATCCAGATGATCCTTTGGGCAGGCGGTCTTTACGGACTGAACGACATCTGTATGGCCACCCTCAGCCAGGCCGCCGGGGCGGTTTATGGGGCGGCGCTGGCCGTTGTGCCACCAAAGCCGGGGCAACCGGTGATCGGCATGATGAGCTTTGGGTCATCGGCGCTGAAATACATGGTCCACCTGCGACAGCCGCTGGTCGACCGTGGGTTCTCTGTCGCGGTCTTTCACGGCACCGGGATGGGCGGCATGGCGATGGAAAGCCTGACTGAACAAGGCTACTTCGCCGCGGTGCTGGAACTCGCCGTGGCCGAAATCGGCAACATCATGGTTGGCTCGGTCGTCAATGCAGGTGCAAACCGGATGACCGCCGCCGCCCGCCATGGCACGCCGATTATCGCCGCCCCCGGCTTCGGCGACATGATCGACTTCCCGACCTGGGCCCCTGTGCCCGAGCGTTTTCGCAACCGGCCTTATCATGCCCATAACCGACTTATCGCATCAGCCTCGCTGACCGGCGCCGAGCGGCGTGATCTTGCCCGAGAGGTGGCACGAAGGCTGAAGCCGTCGAAAGGCCCGGTGCATTTCGTCCTGCCGACGCAGGGCGTCCATGCCTGGGATACCGAAGGCATGCCTGCCCATGATCCTGCGGCCCTGGCGGAGATGGTCGAAGCCTACCGCGAAGAAATGACAGACCCCATTCAGCTGTCGGTCGTCGATTGCCACATTAACGACGTTGCCTTCGCCGCCCGCGTTCTGGAAATCATCGACGACTGGATGGTGGACGGAACGATCAGGATGACCCGGGACTAG
- a CDS encoding FAD-dependent oxidoreductase, with protein sequence MDPRYAPLFEPLKIGPVTAPNRLVSMPHAVGHSYLMPNGAIGIRETRAEGGWGIVAMQLSEIDPTSDLSGLPYERLWDEGDVTAHARSVARIHAHGALASIELGHTGIRSRGISNGYPAMGPSVLPILKPDMPLMAKAMDKADIRALRQMFRGATRRAKHAGYDIAYVYASHDASILWHFLSPAYNSRSDEYGGSFENRLRLFREVLEETKEEAGNDMAVAVRFAVHELSGPKRILHDGEGRAVIEALADIPDLWDVNVSSWSRDSGTARYDDEGFQEEFTAFVRHVTGKPVLGVGRFTSPDAMVSQIRRGVLDLIGAARPSIADPFLPRKIAEGRIEDIRECIGCNICVAVETIGVELRCTQNPTISEEWRRGWHPERVPPATTPGSVLIVGSGPAGLEAALVLARAGHQVTVAEKDSDFGGRSRLEAQIKGLSSWARVRDYRLFQLQRMANVNLYAGSTMTAGTIAEFGADHVLLAIGATWRRDGVGRTRLSEVPGMAAQALTPDDLLHGAALAGPVVIYDDDHYYMANALAADLAARGHGVHLVSPQPAIAPWMGHTLEQPRMIAELHAAGVQMTPNATAKAWHGDRLSLARSDTGEDLPDIRACHLIMVGTRMPDPTLPDALDQLGVAYRLIGDAECPGTLQGAVFSGHRHAREILGGEAVDRIFKRERPMLFV encoded by the coding sequence ATGGACCCGCGCTATGCCCCCCTGTTCGAACCTCTGAAGATCGGACCGGTCACCGCGCCGAACCGCCTTGTCTCGATGCCCCATGCCGTCGGGCACAGTTATCTGATGCCCAACGGTGCCATCGGCATCCGCGAAACACGGGCTGAAGGTGGCTGGGGTATCGTCGCCATGCAACTCAGCGAGATTGATCCCACCTCGGATTTGTCGGGCCTGCCCTATGAACGCCTGTGGGATGAAGGCGACGTCACGGCCCATGCCCGGTCGGTCGCCCGCATCCACGCCCATGGCGCCTTGGCATCCATCGAGCTTGGGCATACCGGCATCCGCTCGCGCGGGATTTCAAATGGCTACCCGGCGATGGGCCCATCCGTCCTGCCGATCCTAAAGCCCGACATGCCCCTGATGGCCAAGGCGATGGACAAGGCCGATATTCGCGCCCTCCGCCAGATGTTCCGTGGGGCCACCCGCAGGGCCAAGCACGCCGGTTATGACATCGCTTATGTCTATGCCTCACACGATGCCTCGATCCTGTGGCACTTCCTGTCGCCCGCCTATAACAGCCGCAGCGACGAATACGGTGGCAGCTTTGAAAACCGGCTAAGGCTGTTTCGCGAGGTGCTGGAGGAAACGAAAGAGGAAGCGGGCAACGATATGGCCGTCGCTGTCCGCTTTGCCGTGCACGAACTGTCTGGCCCCAAACGCATCCTCCACGATGGCGAAGGCCGCGCGGTGATTGAGGCTTTGGCCGATATTCCTGACCTATGGGATGTGAACGTCTCCAGCTGGAGCCGTGACAGCGGCACGGCGCGCTATGATGACGAAGGGTTTCAGGAAGAATTCACTGCCTTCGTCAGGCATGTGACCGGTAAGCCGGTGCTGGGCGTGGGCCGCTTCACTTCACCCGACGCAATGGTCAGCCAGATCAGACGGGGAGTTCTTGACCTGATTGGTGCTGCGCGCCCCTCGATTGCCGACCCCTTCCTGCCAAGAAAGATCGCCGAAGGCCGGATCGAAGACATCCGCGAATGCATCGGCTGCAACATCTGTGTCGCGGTCGAAACCATCGGTGTCGAGCTGCGCTGCACGCAGAACCCGACAATTTCGGAAGAATGGCGCAGGGGTTGGCACCCGGAACGTGTCCCCCCGGCTACCACCCCCGGCTCCGTCCTGATTGTCGGTTCTGGTCCCGCGGGATTGGAGGCTGCGCTGGTCCTCGCCCGCGCTGGGCATCAGGTGACCGTGGCCGAAAAGGACAGCGACTTCGGCGGTCGCAGCCGACTGGAGGCTCAGATCAAGGGTCTGTCGTCGTGGGCGCGGGTCAGGGATTACCGGTTGTTTCAGTTACAGCGCATGGCGAATGTCAACCTTTATGCTGGCAGCACGATGACCGCCGGGACGATTGCGGAATTTGGGGCGGATCATGTGCTTCTGGCCATCGGCGCGACTTGGCGCAGGGACGGGGTGGGGCGGACGCGGCTGTCCGAAGTTCCGGGAATGGCTGCACAGGCGCTGACACCGGATGACCTGTTGCACGGCGCAGCTTTGGCAGGCCCCGTTGTGATCTATGACGACGACCACTACTACATGGCCAATGCCTTGGCCGCCGATCTTGCCGCGCGGGGACATGGCGTGCATCTCGTCTCGCCCCAACCCGCCATCGCTCCCTGGATGGGGCACACCTTGGAACAGCCGCGGATGATAGCCGAACTGCACGCAGCGGGCGTCCAGATGACCCCCAACGCGACGGCCAAAGCCTGGCACGGCGACCGCCTGTCCCTGGCCCGCAGCGATACCGGCGAGGACCTGCCAGACATCCGGGCTTGTCACCTGATCATGGTCGGGACGCGTATGCCCGACCCAACCTTGCCCGACGCGCTCGATCAACTTGGCGTTGCATACCGCCTGATAGGTGACGCCGAATGCCCCGGCACCCTGCAAGGTGCGGTCTTTTCGGGCCATCGACATGCGCGGGAAATCCTCGGCGGCGAAGCTGTTGATCGGATCTTCAAACGGGAAAGACCAATGCTTTTCGTGTGA
- a CDS encoding SDR family NAD(P)-dependent oxidoreductase — MPQTDLPVALVTGGGSGIGASIARNLARDYRVVVCGRRIEPLQAIADETGGIALQADLSEPGPSVDIVRQTVDHFGRLDALVLNAGIVEPAPVTDLPLDSWQRQIMVNLTSPFLTSQAALPHLAKRKGAIVGIASAAARHTGFGLSAYGVSKAGMIRLIQSLAFEMAAAGVRANAVSPGWVQTEMGDMEMIALCGSPEQGYARVTQNIPQKRAAQPDEIAAVVRFLLSPAASFMTGANVEVDGGGGLVDAGMLAFNND, encoded by the coding sequence ATGCCACAGACTGACCTTCCGGTCGCGCTGGTGACAGGTGGGGGCAGCGGGATCGGTGCATCCATCGCCCGCAATCTTGCCAGGGATTACAGGGTGGTCGTCTGCGGTCGCCGGATCGAGCCTCTGCAAGCCATAGCCGATGAAACGGGCGGCATAGCGCTTCAGGCCGACTTATCGGAACCCGGACCGTCGGTCGATATTGTCCGGCAGACGGTCGATCACTTCGGTCGGCTTGATGCATTGGTGCTGAACGCAGGCATTGTCGAACCTGCCCCCGTCACCGACCTGCCACTCGATAGCTGGCAGCGGCAGATCATGGTCAACCTCACCTCGCCCTTTCTGACCTCACAAGCCGCACTTCCCCACCTGGCCAAGCGGAAAGGTGCAATCGTCGGCATTGCTTCCGCAGCGGCACGCCACACTGGTTTCGGGCTATCGGCCTACGGCGTTTCCAAGGCCGGCATGATACGGCTGATCCAGTCCCTTGCCTTCGAGATGGCCGCCGCCGGTGTCCGTGCCAACGCAGTTTCTCCGGGTTGGGTCCAGACGGAAATGGGCGATATGGAAATGATCGCGCTTTGTGGATCGCCGGAGCAAGGCTATGCTCGGGTAACCCAGAACATCCCACAGAAACGGGCAGCCCAGCCTGACGAAATCGCGGCTGTGGTCCGCTTCCTGCTGTCTCCAGCGGCGTCGTTCATGACCGGGGCGAATGTCGAAGTCGACGGGGGAGGCGGTCTTGTCGATGCGGGAATGCTCGCTTTCAATAATGACTAA
- a CDS encoding XRE family transcriptional regulator: MAKFVAKRIEELHSKTQADIAREAGFKNANFITMIKTGSAKLPLDRVQDFAKALDTDPRSLMHLAIEQTYGPKMLAVLVELLGEPLTENERAWIDLVRTASNGTDPFPSTTARKALHVLLDDRA; the protein is encoded by the coding sequence TTGGCCAAGTTCGTCGCGAAACGCATCGAGGAACTGCACAGCAAAACGCAGGCTGATATCGCCCGCGAGGCTGGCTTCAAGAACGCCAACTTCATCACAATGATCAAGACAGGCAGCGCAAAGCTTCCCCTCGATCGGGTTCAGGATTTTGCGAAAGCGCTCGACACGGACCCCCGGTCTCTGATGCACTTGGCGATCGAGCAGACCTATGGCCCGAAGATGCTTGCTGTGCTTGTCGAGTTGCTGGGTGAACCGCTGACAGAGAACGAGCGGGCATGGATAGACCTTGTGCGCACCGCCTCGAACGGGACTGACCCGTTCCCGTCAACGACGGCCCGGAAGGCCCTCCATGTGCTTCTGGACGACCGCGCTTGA